A single Kribbella aluminosa DNA region contains:
- a CDS encoding ABC transporter substrate-binding protein: protein MRAFRRVVAVVGAITLTAAMVACGSDKKDSAAGPDLGLMQAGTLRIGTLTDAPPNVYVKDGKFTGFDNDLITAVAAKLNLKPEFVGTDFSALLSQVNGGQFDLGSSSITVTEARKKTVAFSNGYDFGYLGLNTTKSSGITKFDQLPGKRVVVVQGTVQDDYATQKNLNPVCVPNYNAALGQLKAGTADAWVSPAEIGEKMAKEQGGGTVILAAKELSDAPMAFAVAKQNDKLREAVDKALDEVIADGTWTKLVEQYYPGRAVPANFKPGSGSVKFTAPKA from the coding sequence GTGCGTGCGTTTCGGCGGGTTGTCGCGGTAGTCGGGGCCATCACCTTGACGGCAGCGATGGTTGCCTGCGGCAGCGACAAGAAGGATTCCGCGGCCGGGCCGGACCTGGGACTGATGCAGGCCGGGACGCTGCGGATCGGCACGCTGACCGACGCGCCGCCGAACGTGTACGTGAAGGACGGCAAGTTCACCGGGTTCGACAACGACCTGATCACCGCGGTCGCGGCGAAGCTGAACCTGAAGCCCGAGTTCGTCGGCACCGACTTCTCGGCGCTGCTGTCGCAGGTGAACGGCGGCCAGTTCGACCTCGGCAGCTCGTCGATCACCGTCACCGAGGCCCGCAAGAAGACGGTTGCTTTCAGCAACGGGTACGACTTCGGCTACCTCGGCCTCAACACCACCAAGAGCTCCGGGATCACGAAGTTCGACCAGCTCCCCGGCAAGCGCGTCGTGGTGGTCCAGGGCACCGTCCAGGACGACTACGCGACCCAGAAGAACCTGAACCCGGTCTGCGTACCGAACTACAACGCCGCCCTCGGCCAGCTCAAGGCCGGTACGGCGGACGCCTGGGTCTCGCCTGCCGAGATCGGCGAGAAGATGGCCAAGGAGCAGGGCGGCGGCACGGTGATCCTGGCCGCGAAGGAGCTGAGTGACGCGCCGATGGCGTTCGCGGTCGCGAAGCAGAACGACAAGCTCCGCGAGGCCGTCGACAAGGCGCTCGACGAGGTGATCGCCGACGGCACCTGGACCAAGCTGGTCGAGCAGTACTACCCGGGTCGCGCCGTACCGGCGAACTTCAAGCCGGGCAGCGGATCGGTCAAGTTCACGGCTCCCAAAGCCTGA
- a CDS encoding helix-turn-helix domain-containing protein produces MEQSAQNLKQQVELYGEPLGEVVRRVTAALGLTQGGLAQVIGLSAPMLSQLVSAQRVKIGNPAVVSRLRAVSELADVTVADGLLPGRVAIELATIRSTRGAYTSATTNHHLRHPDSGSAGAPTTGAPTPFTSPAGLPVETSAAAWQAAPPDLPARAVVRELQDLFRSVASADEIQRAAAAAAAESPAVAELLLAYGTGRTADALAHYEQHHG; encoded by the coding sequence ATGGAACAGAGCGCGCAGAACCTGAAACAACAGGTCGAGCTGTACGGCGAGCCGCTGGGTGAGGTGGTGCGGCGGGTCACCGCGGCGCTCGGCCTGACCCAGGGTGGGCTCGCACAGGTGATCGGGTTGTCCGCGCCGATGCTCTCGCAGCTGGTCAGCGCCCAGCGGGTGAAGATCGGCAACCCAGCCGTGGTGTCCCGGCTGCGCGCCGTCTCCGAGCTCGCGGACGTCACCGTGGCCGACGGGCTCCTACCGGGCCGGGTGGCGATCGAGCTGGCGACGATCCGGTCGACGCGTGGCGCCTACACCAGCGCGACCACCAACCACCACCTTCGCCACCCGGACAGCGGTTCGGCCGGGGCGCCGACGACAGGAGCGCCGACGCCGTTCACCTCGCCCGCCGGCCTGCCCGTGGAGACGTCGGCCGCGGCGTGGCAGGCGGCTCCACCCGACCTCCCCGCGCGCGCCGTCGTGCGGGAGCTCCAGGACCTGTTCCGTTCGGTCGCCTCGGCCGACGAGATCCAGCGTGCGGCTGCGGCGGCGGCAGCGGAGTCGCCGGCCGTCGCCGAGCTGCTGCTTGCCTACGGCACCGGTCGTACCGCCGACGCGCTCGCGCACTATGAGCAGCATCACGGCTGA